A stretch of Malus sylvestris chromosome 11, drMalSylv7.2, whole genome shotgun sequence DNA encodes these proteins:
- the LOC126589213 gene encoding G-type lectin S-receptor-like serine/threonine-protein kinase LECRK3, translating into MDFELPYSVFFLLLLLVILPISTPAQTYNNISLGSSLTALDDNSSSWRSPSGEFAFGFRQLGVDGFLLAIWFNKIPERTIVWSANGGSLVPQGSQVELTNDGQFMLKDKTGKQISFAGSLGITGVAYAAMLDTGNFVLANKSSKYLWESFEEPTNTLLPTQTLNRNSKLYASYTASNYTPGRFQFALKSDGELLLYTTNYPLDSRNHDYWSTHTEGSGFQVIFSQSGSIYLTGTNGSILNMLSDNTSSTQDFYHRAMLEYNGVFRHYVYPKKTGSGSVGTRRQGWSSSSFIPSNLCTSILESTGGGACGFNSLCRDDTEGPVCECPDGYSFIDKNDVLKGCKQNFVSQSCDQAFPETHLFDFQEHENRDWPLSDYQHFQPVSEDWCKQSCLSDCFCAVVIFKNDDCWKKGSPLMNGRIDPTVGKKALIKIRIDSNNSRKHSNSIPNLARLGLLGSSAFLNLLLLIITCLLFFHIIHHRKAKLSMLYPGVQGNNLKSFTYMELKGATNGFKQELGRGAFATVFKGVLASEDGKHVAVKRLDTMVRENDLEFKAEVSAIGRTNHKNLVQLLGFCNEGQHRILVYEFMSNGSLASFLFGESRPSWYQRREIALGTARGILYLHEECSIQILHCDIKPQNILLDDSFNARIADFGVAKLLKIEQTRTTTRFRGTRGYVAPEWFKSLPVTVKADVYSFGILLLEIVCCRKNYEAKMEDEDQMILADWAYHCYEQNKLHQLFRNDDDEAKDDIEEMKTYLMIAFWCIQEDASRRPTMRNVTQMLEGTVELSNPPNPSSLYVQCKGL; encoded by the coding sequence ATGGATTTTGAACTACCATATAGTGTTTTCTTTCTACTTCTCCTTCTAGTGATACTACCAATTTCCACTCCAGCTCAAACTTACAACAATATATCCTTGGGCTCATCCCTCACTGCACTAGATGATAACTCATCATCCTGGCGATCACCATCTGGTGAATTTGCTTTCGGTTTTCGGCAACTGGGAGTAGATGGGTTCCTACTAGCTATCTGGTTCAATAAAATACCAGAAAGAACGATAGTCTGGTCAGCCAATGGGGGTAGTCTTGTGCCACAAGGATCTCAGGTTGAACTTACAAATGATGGCCAATTTATGCTCAAGGATAAAACTGGAAAGCAAATATCTTTTGCTGGATCTTTGGGTATTACTGGAGTTGCCTATGCAGCCATGCTAGACACCGGCAATTTTGTGTTGGCCAACAAAAGTTCAAAATATTTGTGGGAGAGTTTTGAGGAACCAACTAATACACTTCTACCAACGCAGACTTTAAATCGGAACAGCAAACTCTATGCTAGCTACACGGCATCAAATTACACGCCAGGGAGATTCCAGTTTGCGCTAAAATCTGATGGAGAACTGTTGCTTTATACAACAAATTACCCATTGGATTCCCGTAATCATGATTATTGGTCAACACACACTGAGGGCAGCGGTTTTCAGGTCATCTTCAGCCAGTCTGGCTCTATTTACCTTACGGGCACAAATGGTAGCATACTTAATATGCTATCGGACAATACTTCTTCAACGCAAGATTTCTACCACCGAGCAATGCTCGAGTACAATGGAGTTTTCAGGCACTATGTCTACCCTAAAAAAACTGGCTCGGGTAGTGTGGGAACGAGGCGCCAGGGTtggtcttcttcctccttcataCCTTCAAATTTATGTACCTCAATCTTAGAAAGCACAGGTGGCGGTGCATGTGGGTTCAATAGCTTATGTAGAGATGATACTGAAGGACCGGTTTGTGAGTGCCCAGATGGATACAGCTTTATTGATAAAAATGATGTGCTGAAAGGATGCAAGCAGAACTTCGTTTCTCAGAGTTGTGATCAAGCCTTTCCAGAAACACATCTTTTCGACTTTCAAGAACATGAAAACAGAGACTGGCCTCTTTCGGATTATCAGCATTTTCAGCCAGTAAGTGAGGATTGGTGCAAGCAGAGTTGCCTAAGTGACTGCTTCTGTGCCGTTGTCATTTTCAAAAATGATGACTGTTGGAAGAAGGGAAGTCCTCTTATGAACGGAAGGATTGATCCCACTGTTGGTAAAAAAGCTCTAATCAAAATAAGGATCGATTCTAACAATTCAAGAAAGCATTCCAATTCAATTCCCAACCTCGCTCGGCTAGGTCTCCTCGGTAGCTCCGCATTTCTGAACTTGCTCCTGCTAATCATAACCTGTTTACTTTTTTTCCACATTATCCATCACAGAAAAGCAAAGTTGAGTATGCTTTACCCGGGTGTTCAAGGCAATAATCTGAAAAGTTTCACGTACATGGAGCTGAAAGGAGCTACCAACGGATTCAAGCAAGAACTAGGACGTGGGGCTTTTGCAACGGTTTTCAAAGGAGTTTTAGCATCCGAAGATGGGAAGCATGTTGCTGTCAAAAGATTGGACACTATGGTCAGAGAGAACGATTTGGAATTCAAAGCTGAAGTGAGCGCAATTGGCAGAACAAATCACAAGAACTTAGTCCAGCTACTAGGATTTTGCAACGAAGGGCAGCACAGAATTCTTGTATATGAATTTATGAGCAACGGCTCTCTAGCAAGCTTTCTCTTTGGAGAGTCAAGGCCAAGCTGGTATCAAAGAAGAGAAATTGCCTTGGGAACTGCAAGAGGGATCTTGTATTTGCATGAGGAGTGTAGTATCCAAATCCTACATTGTGACATCAAGcctcaaaacattcttctagaCGACTCTTTCAACGCAAGAATTGCTGACTTTGGAGTGGCTAAGCTTTTGAAAATAGAGCAGACTCGAACAACGACTAGATTCAGGGGGACAAGAGGTTATGTGGCCCCTGAATGGTTCAAAAGCTTGCCTGTCACAGTAAAGGCAGATGTTTACAGCTTCGGCATTTTGCTATTAGAGATTGTTTGCTGCAGGAAGAATTATGAAGCGAAGATGGAGGATGAAGATCAAATGATACTGGCTGACTGGGCATATCATTGCTATGAGCAAAACAAACTGCACCAGCTATTCAGAAACGACGACGATGAGGCAAAGGATGACATCGAGGAGATGAAA
- the LOC126589214 gene encoding G-type lectin S-receptor-like serine/threonine-protein kinase LECRK3 — translation MISNNAVSLVDYYQRATLEYNGVFRHYVYPKSINSNSVNTEHVAWSSLSFIPSNICTSITGYTGPSACGLNSLCKNDEEGPVCLCPHGYSFVDPSDELEGCRQNFVSQSCDEASPEDHFYFQEMQNSDWTTASYEYFNNVSEDWCKQNCLKDCFCAALVFTEDVCLKKGTPLFNGRIDPTLSSKSLIKMRKNSTNERKHDGSTFKRVEPVLLSSSAFLNFFLLFITCFLVLRFLNDRKANANMFYPVIQGINLKCFSYMELKQATNGFMEELGRGSFSTVFKGVLASDNGKCVAVKRLDTMIGGNDLKFRAEVSSMGRTNHRNLVQLLGFCNERHNRILVYEFMSNGSLESFLFGGSRPSWCKRKEIALGTARGLLYLHEECSSQIIHCDIKPQNILLDDSFTARISDFGVAKLLMMDQTRTATKFQGTKGYAAPEWFKSLPITVKADVYSFGILLLEIVCCRKHYEAKIEEQEQMILVDWAYHCSQKSKLHRLFENNEAKDDLEEMEMYLKIAFWCIQDDPAFRPTMKNVIRMLEGNVEVLTPPSPSSF, via the coding sequence ATGATCTCAAACAATGCAGTTTCACTGGTAGACTACTATCAAAGGGCAACTCTCGAGTATAACGGAGTTTTCAGGCACTACGTGTACCCTAAAAGCATTAACTCGAACAGTGTGAACACGGAGCATGTGGCTTGGTCCTCGCTTTCCTTCATACCTTCAAATATCTGCACGTCCATCACGGGGTACACAGGCCCTAGTGCATGCGGGTTAAATAGCTTATGTAAAAATGATGAGGAAGGACCAGTTTGCTTGTGCCCGCATGGATACAGCTTTGTTGATCCAAGCGATGAGCTGGAAGGATGCAGACAGAACTTCGTTTCACAAAGTTGTGATGAAGCCTCGCCAGAAgatcatttttattttcaagaaaTGCAAAACAGCGATTGGACTACCGCATCTTATGAGTATTTCAATAATGTAAGTGAAGATTGGTGCAAGCAGAATTGCCTAAAGGACTGTTTCTGTGCCGCTCTCGTTTTCACAGAGGATGTCTGCTTGAAGAAGGGAACTCCTCTTTTCAACGGGAGGATTGACCCAACTCTCAGTTCTAAATCTCTAATCAAAATGAGGAAGAATTCTACAAATGAAAGAAAGCATGACGGTTCAACTTTCAAACGTGTCGAACCAGTTCTCCTAAGTAGTTCGGCTTTTCTGAACTTCTTCTTACTATTCATAACCTGCTTTCTTGTTTTGCGCTTTCTCAATGACAGAAAAGCAAATGCGAATATGTTCTACCCGGTCATTCAAGGGATTAATCTGAAATGTTTCTCCTACATGGAGTTAAAACAAGCTACCAACGGATTCATGGAAGAGCTAGGACGTGGTTCGTTTTCAACGGTTTTTAAAGGAGTTTTAGCGTCTGATAATGGAAAATGTGTTGCTGTTAAACGACTGGACACGATGATTGGAGGGAATGATTTGAAATTCAGAGCAGAAGTGAGCTCAATGGGCAGAACAAATCACAGAAATCTAGTCCAACTACTAGGGTTCTGCAATGAGAGGCATAACCGAATTCTTGTGTACGAGTTTATGAGCAATGGCTCCCTAGAAAGCTTTCTTTTTGGAGGGTCAAGGCCAAGTTGGtgcaaaagaaaggaaattgcCTTGGGAACTGCAAGAGGGCTCTTGTATTTGCATGAGGAATGTAGCAGCCAAATCATTCATTGTGACATTAAGcctcaaaacattcttctagaCGACTCTTTCACAGCAAGAATTTCCGACTTTGGAGTGGCCAAGCTATTGATGATGGATCAAACTCGTACGGCTACTAAATTCCAGGGAACAAAAGGGTATGCAGCTCCTGAATGGTTCAAAAGCTTGCCTATCACAGTGAAGGCGGATGTTTACAGCTTTGGCATTTTGTTATTAGAGATTGTTTGCTGCAGGAAGCATTATGAAGCAAAGATAGAGGAACAAGAACAAATGATACTGGTGGATTGGGCGTATCATTGCTCTCAGAAAAGTAAACTGCACCGGCTGTTCGAGAATAATGAGGCAAAGGATGACCTGGAGGAGATGGAAATGTATTTGAAGATCGCATTTTGGTGCATTCAAGACGATCCAGCATTTCGACCAACCATGAAGAATGTCATACGAATGCTTGAAGGAAATGTTGAAGTCTTAACCCCCCCAAGTCCATCCTCATTTTAG
- the LOC126589215 gene encoding G-type lectin S-receptor-like serine/threonine-protein kinase LECRK3: MAFVIPHALCFLLILIHLPFFTTSQTYPNISLGSSLTALDDNAFWPSPSGEFAFGFQKNGNGSGFLLAVWFDKIPEKTIVWSAINGKLVQKGSTVELTADGRLLLNNTVEESISIWDDQPAASGVAYAAMLDTGNFVLANRSSFNLWESFQHPTDTILPTQILYPGSTLFARHSLTNYSKGRFMFKLEANGTPALYTTNFPFDSPNSHYWSIQTVGNYQVFFDPSGFIFLTDSEQNRVADIVPPTTQSFKDSYQRATLDYNGVLMHYMYQKKNGGPWYSVASLPTNICTEVVETTGGGACGFNGLCVLGDQGPTCECPDGYTLSDPNDALKGCRQNFTAQSCDESSPETHLFEMKEMQYTDFPNGDYMHFQPVNEDWCRKSCLADCFCAIAIFLEASGDCWKKGIPLSNGRKHPDVGWKSLVKIRKDSPSAPRASKKDDSAIILVGSVLMLVITHLVISLITYLVISRFHYRKSKVSKLYPGIEGINLKCFTYMELKQATDGFKEELGRGAFATVYKGVLASENGKYVAVKRLDSMVRENDFEFKAEVSAIGRTNHRNLVQLLGFCNEGQHRILVYEFMTNGSLASFLFGESRPSWYQRKEISLGTARGLLYLHEECSSQIIHCDIKPQNILLDESFTARIADFGVAKLLKTDQTRTTTRFRGTKGYVAPEWFKSLPVTAKADVYSFGVMLLEIVCCRKHYEPKMEDEDQMVLADWAYRCYKQNTLRLLLENDNDESMDDLEMMERYVMIAFWCIHEDQSLRPTMKNVTQMLEGTLEVPIPPNISSLYVQSN; encoded by the coding sequence ATGGCTTTTGTAATACCACATGCTTTATGCTTTCTTCTCATCCTTATACATCTTCCATTTTTCACCACCTCTCAAACTTACCCGAATATATCTTTAGGCTCATCCCTCACTGCTCTGGATGACAACGCCTTCTGGCCCTCGCCGTCTGGCGAATTTGCTTTCGGTTTCCAAAAAAATGGTAACGGCAGTGGCTTCTTACTAGCCGTCTGGTTTGATAAAATACCCGAAAAAACCATTGTCTGGTCAGCCATTAATGGAAAGCTGGTGCAAAAGGGATCCACAGTTGAACTAACTGCAGACGGTCGGTTGCTGCTCAATAATACAGTAGAAGAATCAATATCGATTTGGGATGATCAGCCTGCTGCTTCTGGAGTTGCCTATGCAGCCATGCTTGACACGGGAAATTTCGTGCTGGCCAACCGAAGTTCATTCAATTTGTGGGAGAGTTTTCAGCATCCAACTGATACAATCCTCCCCACTCAAATACTCTACCCAGGCAGCACACTCTTTGCGCGCCATTCGCTAACAAATTACTCGAAAGGAAGATTTATGTTTAAGCTAGAGGCTAATGGTACTCCTGCACTTTATACAACCAATTTCCCATTTGATTCTCCTAATTCTCATTACTGGTCAATCCAAACGGTGGGAAACTATCAGGTATTCTTCGACCCGTCTGGTTTTATTTTCCTTACAGACAGTGAACAAAACCGAGTTGCGGACATCGTACCACCCACCACGCAGTCATTCAAAGATTCATACCAGAGAGCTACTCTTGACTATAATGGAGTTTTGATGCACTATATGTACCAGAAAAAAAATGGCGGGCCTTGGTACAGTGTGGCATCCTTACCGACAAATATATGCACGGAGGTTGTGGAAACAACAGGCGGCGGTGCTTGTGGGTTCAATGGGTTATGTGTCTTGGGGGATCAAGGACCAACTTGCGAGTGCCCTGATGGTTACACGCTAAGTGATCCAAATGATGCGCTGAAAGGATGCAGACAGAACTTCACTGCACAAAGCTGTGATGAATCCTCACCAGAAACACATCTTTTCGAAATGAAAGAGATGCAGTACACGGATTTTCCTAACGGAGATTATATGCATTTTCAGCCTGTAAATGAGGATTGGTGCAGAAAAAGTTGCTTAGCTGATTGTTTTTGTGCTATTGCCATCTTCTTGGAAGCGAGCGGCGATTGTTGGAAGAAGGGGATCCCTCTTTCGAATGGGAGGAAGCACCCTGATGTTGGTTGGAAATCTCTGGTCAAAATAAGGAAAGACAGCCCATCAGCCCCTCGTGCAAGCAAGAAAGATGATTCAGCTATTATCCTTGTTGGATCTGTTCTCATGCTAGTAATAACCCATTTGGTCATTTCTCTAATAACCTATTTGGTTATTTCGCGTTTTCATTATAGAAAATCGAAGGTGAGTAAACTTTACCCTGGCATTGAAGGCATTAATCTGAAATGCTTCACTTACATGGAGCTAAAACAAGCTACCGACGGATTCAAGGAGGAACTAGGTCGTGGTGCCTTTGCAACGGTTTACAAAGGAGTTCTAGCATCCGAGAATGGGAAATATGTTGCTGTCAAAAGATTGGACAGTATGGTCAGAGAAAATGATTTCGAATTTAAAGCTGAAGTGAGCGCAATCGGGAGAACAAATCACAGAAATTTAGTCCAGCTACTAGGTTTCTGCAACGAAGGGCAGCACCGAATTCTTGTGTACGAGTTTATGACCAATGGCTCTCTTGCAAGCTTCCTCTTTGGAGAGTCAAGGCCCAGCTGGTATCAGAGAAAGGAAATTTCCTTGGGAACCGCGAGAGGACTCTTGTACTTGCATGAGGAATGCAGCAGCCAAATCATACATTGTGATATTAAGCCTCAAAACATTCTACTAGATGAGTCTTTCACAGCAAGAATTGCCGACTTTGGGGTAGCCAAGCTTTTGAAGACGGACCAAACTCGAACAACTACTAGGTTCAGAGGAACAAAAGGGTATGTGGCCCCTGAATGGTTCAAAAGCTTGCCTGTCACAGCAAAGGCGGATGTTTACAGCTTTGGAGTTATGCTATTAGAGATTGTTTGCTGCAGGAAGCATTATGAACCAAAGATGGAGGATGAAGATCAAATGGTACTAGCTGATTGGGCGTATCGTTGCTATAAGCAAAATACACTGCGCCTGTTGTTAGAGAATGATAATGATGAGTCAATGGATGACCTCGAGATGATGGAGAGGTATGTGATGattgcattttggtgcattcaTGAAGATCAATCACTAAGACCAACCATGAAGAATGTCACACAGATGCTTGAAGGAACTCTTGAAGTCCCAATCCCACCAAATATCTCTTCATTATATGTTCAATCTAACTGA
- the LOC126588512 gene encoding histone H3.2, with product MARTKQTARKSTGGKAPRKQLATKAARKSAPATGGVKKPHRFRPGTVALREIRKYQKSTELLIRKLPFQRLVREIAQDFKTDLRFQSSAVAALQEAAEAYLVGLFEDTNLCAIHAKRVTIMPKDIQLARRIRGERA from the coding sequence ATGGCACGCACCAAGCAAACCGCCCGGAAATCGACCGGAGGCAAGGCCCCAAGGAAGCAGCTGGCCACCAAGGCAGCCCGGAAGTCTGCTCCGGCGACCGGAGGAGTGAAGAAGCCTCACCGCTTCAGGCCGGGAACGGTGGCGCTGAGagagatcaggaagtaccagAAGAGCACGGAGCTCCTGATCCGCAAGCTGCCATTCCAAAGGTTGGTGAGGGAGATCGCCCAGGACTTCAAGACCGATCTGAGGTTCCAGAGCAGCGCCGTGGCGGCGCTCCAGGAGGCGGCGGAGGCGTACTTGGTGGGACTGTTCGAGGACACCAACCTCTGCGCGATCCATGCCAAGAGAGTTACCATTATGCCCAAGGACATCCAGCTCGCTCGGAGGATTAGGGGCGAGAGGGCTTGA
- the LOC126588500 gene encoding G2/mitotic-specific cyclin S13-7-like, translated as MEEAKPAVVPQQPKGGDALRRDRRVLQDIGNRPITRSFHAQLIAKGQEKGVNNVNPVVLPVLDDKLALNRKRVPAKKVVPRKEIDKPKSDAVVVISSDEGEEKKKPVNRCKPEEGRKEVKTLTSILTARSKAMALGVNIKPKEKIVEIDSADVNDELAVVEYIDDLYKFYKLTEDDSRVHDYMDSQPDINTKMRSILIDWLIDVHRKFELMPETFYLTVNIIDRYLSKKIISRRELQLIGISSMVIASKYEEIWAPQVNDFVCLSDYAYTSNQILRMEKEILGKLEWYLTVPTPYVFLSRYIKASVSPDEETKNMVFFLAELGILHYPTIILYSPSMISAAAVYAARYTLNKNPFWTETLKHHTGYSEDQLRDCAKLLVGLHLSAAESKLQAVYRKFSRPDYGAVALSVPAKSFQPSS; from the exons ATGGAGGAAGCCAAACCAGCGGTTGTACCACAGCAACCCAAAG GTGGTGATGCACTCAGAAGGGACAGGCGAGTTCTTCAGGACATTGGCAATCGCCCCATCACTAg GAGTTTTCATGCACAACTGATAGCAAAGGGACAAGAAAAAGGAGTTAACAATGTG AACCCTGTGGTGCTGCCGGTACTTGATGATAAGCTAGCTCTCAATCGAAAGCGTGTTCCTGCCAAGAAGGTAGTTCCCAGGAAGGAAATTGACAAGCCAAAATCTGATGCTGTGGTTGTTATTAGTTCtgatgaaggagaagaaaagaagaagccTGTGAATCGATGCAAGCCAGAAGAAGGGCGGAAGGAAGTCAAGACTCTGACTTCGATCCTCACAGCTCGAAGCAAG GCTATGGCTCTTGGAGTGAACATCAAGCCAAAAGAAAAGATTGTTGAAATCGATTCAGCTGATGTCAACGATGAATTAGCAGTGGTGGAATACATTGATGATTTATACAAGTTCTACAAGCTCACTGAA GATGATAGCCGTGTTCATGACTACATGGATTCTCAGCCAGACATAAATACAAAGATGAGATCAATCCTCATAGACTGGTTGATAGATGTTCACAGGAAATTTGAACTGATGCCTGAAACCTTTTACCTGACTGTAAACATAATTGATCGGTACCTTTCGAAGAAGATTATTTCTAGGAGGGAACTTCAGCTAATTGGTATTAGTTCTATGGTCATAGCATCCAAATATGAGGAAATATGGGCTCCACAG GTGAATGACTTTGTTTGCTTGTCAGACTATGCATACACCAGCAATCAGATACTACGCATGGAGAAAGAAATCCTGGGGAAGCTGGAGTGGTATTTGACAGTTCCCACCCCTTATGTCTTCCTGTCTCGGTACATCAAAGCTTCTGTTTCGCCTGATGAGGAG ACGAAGAACATGGTTTTTTTTCTAGCTGAGCTCGGAATCCTGCATTATCCAACTATCATTCTGTACTCCCCATCCATGATATCTGCTGCCGCCGTCTATGCTGCGCGTTATACTCTCAATAAGAATCCTTTCTGGACTGAAACTTTGAAGCACCACACTGGCTATTCTGAAGACCAGTTGAG GGACTGTGCCAAGCTCTTGGTTGGCCTTCACTTGAGTGCAGCGGAAAGTAAACTTCAAGCAGTTTACAGGAAATTCTCAAGGCCGGATTATGGTGCTGTTGCTCTTTCCGTTCCAGCCAAAAGTTTTCAGCCATCTTCATGA